In Macrobrachium nipponense isolate FS-2020 chromosome 25, ASM1510439v2, whole genome shotgun sequence, one genomic interval encodes:
- the LOC135199052 gene encoding uncharacterized protein LOC135199052: MSTPHMSHIPSNPFSCDNLSTITGTPQYIPPILPCTNTKYPPQNTTTITSTVPLIPINVSSTPPNPAVVIQPPTQPSTPIPNPSSGNSCQNPHTSQSNPFILQQGQQTVIPNPFLGPQPTYPFNNTNPFFYSINTPVAIPQCTSVKAERCSPSHTF; encoded by the coding sequence ATGTCTACACCACATATGTCTCACATTCCAAGTAATCCATTCTCATGTGACAACCTCAGTACCATAACAGGAACCCCACAATACATACCCCCAATACTGCCTTGTACAAATACTAAGTACCCACCACAAAACACAACTACTATCACAAGTACAGTGCCCTTAATACCCATAAATGTCTCATCAACACCACCTAACCCTGCAGTGGTAATACAACCTCCTACACAACCATCCACACCTATACCTAATCCATCATCAGGTAACTCTTGTCAAAACCCTCATACCAGTCAGTCAAACCCATTCATTTTGCAGCAAGGTCAACAGACTGTAATACCCAATCCTTTCCTTGGACCACAGCCTACTTATCCCTTTAATAATACCAATCCattcttttattcaataaatactcCAGTAGCAATTCCTCAGTGTACCAGTGTTAAAGCCGAAAGATGTAGCCCTTCTCATACTTTCTGA